AAAAACTACCTGCGTTGTCATCACTGCGTTAAAAACAATCTGGAACGCCAGCCCGGTCAAATGCTCATTTACAACTCGTAAACTGCGCTTTTTCGCTTGTTTTTGCCTTGTGCTGACCGCCTCGCCTACGTTTTTAGAGTGGTGCCCTGGCGGGCAGTCATGCCTGCGGGCGCAACAGTTCGCGCGCCAGGCAGTCGGCCAGCCAGTTGGCCGCCGGGCCGAGCGCGCCGTCGCGCCGGGTGACGAGCTCCACCACCAGCGGCAGCGGCGCCCAGTCGCTGCACAGTTCCTGCAGGTGGCCCTGGTAGGTCGGGTACTGCGCCACATGGCGCGGCAGCCAGGCCCAGCCAACACCGCGTATCACCAGCTCGGCCATCACATAGAAGCTGTCGGCACGCCACACCAGCGGGCTGATCTGCTCGCCGCCGGGATAGTGGCTGTCCTGCGGGGTCATCAGCAACTGGCGATGTTCGGCCAGGTCACGCCGCTCCACGCTGTCGAGTGCAGCCAGCGGATGGTTCGGGCTGCATACCGTGACCATCTCGATGGTGCCCAGACGCTGGCTCTCCAGTTCCCGCGGCATTTGTTCATGATGAAACAGCAGGCCCAGGTCGGCCTGGCGCTGCAGCAGCTTGCGCGCCACGTCGCCCTGCGCGCCGCTGGAAAGCTGCACTTCGAGCAAGGGAAAGGCATCTGCTAAAGCTTCCAGGCTGGCCAGCACCGGCTGGTAGGGCATGGCTTCGTCCTGTGCCAGGCGCAGACGCGCCTCCTCGCCGCGTGCCAGACCGAGCGCGCGGCCGTCCAGTCGTTCACATTGCTGCAACACGCTGCGGGCCTGCTCCAGCAGCGCGACGCCTGCTTCGGTCAGGCGCGGCTGGCGCCCACTGCTGCGTTCGAAGAGGGTCACGCCGAGGTCGCTCTCGAGCAGGGCGATGGCGGTGCTGACCGCCGATTGCGCGCGGCCGGTGTGCCGAGCTGCGGCGGAGAAGGATCGACTCTCTGCGGTCAGGACGAACAGTTGCAGCTGATCGAGATTCCAGTTCATGGTCAACCTATCTTGATCATAGATAGGTAATGACTTTATCCCATCATGGAAGAACTTAGAATCGTGGCCATCTTTCAGGAGTCGCCACCATGCCCGGATACCTCTATCTCGCTATCGCCATCGCGGCCGAGGTGATTGCCACCACTTCGATGAAGGCTATCGACGGCTTCAACAAACCCTTGCCGCTGTTGCTGGTGATCGGCGGTTACGCGATCGCCTTCTGGATGCTGATTCTGGTGGTGCGTACCATCTCGGTGGGCATTGCCTACGCCATCTGGGCGGGGTTGGGCATCGTCCTGGTCAGCATCGCGGCAATGTTCATCTACCAGCAGAAGCTCGATCTGCCGGCCGTGCTCGGCATGGGACTGATCGTCAGTGGCGTGGTGGTGATCCAGCTGTTCTCGCAATCGACCGGGCACTGATCGGCCGCGGGCGAGGAAGTTGACGGGTTATACTGCGCGCCTGTTTTTCGCCGAGGCCCGTTCATGTCCCAGTCTCTCAGCACCGATGTCCTGATCGTCGGCGGCGGTATCGCCGGCCTCTGGCTCAATGCGCGCCTGCGTCAGCATGGCTTCGCCACCGTTCTGGTGGAGCGCGGCAGCCTGGGCGGCGGGCAGAGCCTGAAGTCGCAGGGCATCATTCATGGCGGTGCCAAATATGCCCTGCATGGCGCGCTGACCGGTGCTTCCGAAGCTATCGCCGATATGCCGCGCCGCTGGCGCGAAGCGCTGGCCGGCAGTGGCGAGCTGGACCTCTCCGGTGTGCGCATCCTGTCCGACGCCCATTATCTCTGGTCGCCCGGTACCCTGGCCGGCAACCTCACCAGCTTCTTTGCCAGCAAGGCGGTGCGCGGTCGGGTCGATCAGGTCAAGGGTGAGCAATTACCGCCGGCGCTGCAGCACCCGAAGTTCAAGGGCAAGGTCTATCGACTCGCCGAGCTGGTGCTCGATGTGCCGAGTCTGATCGCACGTCTGGCCGAACTGGCCGGTGATGGCCTACTTGCCGCCGAGCGTATCGAACCGCTGCAGGAAAACGGTGAGCTGTGCGGGTTGATCGTCGACGGTCGCGAGATTCGCGCGCAGCGCGTGGTGCTCAGCGCCGGGGCCGGTAATGCCGAGCTGCTCGCCGCGCTGGGCATCGAACAGCCCGCGCAGCAGTTGCGCCCGCTGCATATGGTGTTGGCCAAGGGGCCGGCACTGAAGCCGCTGTACGCGCACTGCCTCGGCGGTGGGCCGAAGCCGCGGGTCACCGTCACCACCCATCCGGCCGCCGATGGCCAGTGGGTCTGGTACCTGGGCGGCGATCTGGCCGAGGCTGACGGCGTTGCGCGCGACGAAGGCGCTCAGATTCAGGCGGCGCAAAAGGAAGTGGCCTCGCTGCTACCCTGGGTCGACCAGAGCCAGACGCGCTGGGCGACATTGCGCGTTGATCGCGCCGAGCCCGCGCAGTCGGGCCTGGTGCGCCCGGACAACGCTTTCCTCGCCGAACAGCAGCGCCTGTTGGTGGGCTGGCCGACCAAGCTGGCGCTGGCGCCGGATTTCGCCGACCGCGTACTGGCCGCCCTGCAGCGGGACAAGGTACAGCCGGCTGGCCATGCGCCGTTGCCTGAGCTGCCGCGCCCCGCGCTGGGGCAGCCGGTATGGGAGGCACTGTTACCATGAGCACCCTGCACGATCTGCATCGCCCGCTGGGCTCCACCGGCTTGCGCGTTTCGCCGCTGGGCCTGGGTACGGTCAAGCTCGGCCGTGATCAGGGCGTGAAGTATCCCAACGGTTTCACCATCCCTGACGATATGCAGGCCCTGGCCTTGCTGCGGCAGGCTCGCGAGCTGGGCATCAATCTGATCGATACCGCGCCGGCTTACGGCGTCAGCGAGCAACGCCTCGGTCCACTGCTGCGTGGCCAGCGCGATGAGTGGGTGATCGTCAGCAAGACCGGTGAGGAGTTCGAGCAGGGCCAGTCGCACTTCGATTTTTCCGCCGCGCATACCCGCCTGTCGGTCGAGCGCAGCCTCAAACGCTTGGAGACCGACCGTATCGACCTGCTGTTGGTGCACTCCGATGGCAACGATCTGGCGGTACTGCGTGAAACGGGCGTGTACGAGACGCTGGCAGCGCTCAAGCGCGAGGGCAAGATCCTCGGCTACGGGATTTCCGGCAAGACCGTCGAGGGTGGGCTGCTGGCGCTGGAGCAAGGCGACTGCGCCATGGTCACTTATAACCTGAGTGAGCAGGGCGAGAAGCCGGTGTTGGACTACGCTGCCAGTCACGCCAAGGGCATTCTGATCAAGAAAGCGTTGGCCAGTGGGCATGCCTGCCTGGCCGAGGGTGTCGATCCTGTACGTGCCAGCTTCGAACTGATCTTCGCTCATCCGGGCGTCAGCAGCGCCATCGTTGGCACCATCACGCCCGCGCACCTGGCGGCCAATGTCGAGACGGTCGCGGCGGTTTTGCAGGGTATCCGCTGAGAACCTATTCACGATCTCGCGAGCTAGAGCGATACAACACCGATGGCGGCCCCGCAAAAACAAGCGAGGAACGGTCGGAGTCGCGGGCGACTGTACTGTTGTACATGAGCATTTCGACCGGGCTGGCGCTCCAGCTTATTTTTAACGCAGTAGCGCCGAAGCGCAGCAGATCGTGAACAGGTTCTGAGGTCCCCGGTCACGTCCTCTTACAGCCTTGGGTTGTGCTGAGTGGTCGGCTTGGGGCAGCCTTGAGCGGTTTTCGCTTCAACCTGATCCTCGCGTGAAGGCCGCTCGTCGAGCTGGATTCACGCCCAGCCGGAACAAGGAGTCGAGATGCCGCGTACGCTGATCCGCAAGGACCCGAGTAACTTCAAGACCCTGCCACTGCTCGTCGAAGCTAGCCCCGATGGTCTGAGATACCAGAGCCTGGGGCAGCCGCTGAATTTCCAGCAGATGCTCGAACGCCGCCGTCCGGTCGAGGTGGCGGACAGTTCGCGCTTTTCCATCGAGCTGGCCAACCTTGGCGTATCGGTACGCATGACCCTGCGCTTGCACGGTCGTGACTACTGGTTGCTGGTGCGCCAGCGCCGCCCGGATCGCGGTGACACAGTCCTCAAGCTGATTTCCGGCTACGTGCCGGCGCATGAGCTGAATCTGCCGTTGCTTACCGCGGTTCAGGAAGTAGCCGAGGAATGCCTGCTGGAGAGTGCCGATGGCTGGCTGGGCGGGCGTTTTGCCGATACCTGGTTGCCCACGCCCTATCAGGGTGCGCTGCGCTATCGTGAGTCCAGTCACTTCCGCCTCAGTCCGCTGTCCGGTGCAGCGCTACCGGTGCAGTGTGGCAACCTGACCCTGCTCGAGCGCCCGCGTGCCTATGTGCATCTTCCTACGGCATCCTTGCAGCTGGTCTATGACATGAGTCTGGAGCTGCCGCGCGATGCCCGCCAACTGAGTCTGTTCCATGTCGATGAATGCCTGGAGGAGGGCCGGTTGGTGGCGCGGCTGGAGCGTCGTCGCCCGGATCTTTACCTGTTGGCGCTGCAGCGGGGGGCGCCCAGTGGCGAGCTGTTCACCCTGAGCAAAGGCGAGTTGCGGCCTGCCGGTACCCGCGGCCTGTGGCTGTCGGAGAGTTTTGCCGAACAGGATGGCTGGCTGGTGCGCGACGAGCGGATTCGCTGGAAAGACTGGCTGCAGCGCTACGGTGTGAAACCCCCGCAGCGGAGAGCATTGGCCAGCGCGTAGGGCGGGTGTAACCCGCCGTTGGCCTTCTGGCGGGTTGCACCCGCCCTACATGGGCTGCGCCGCTTTCACACTCGGCTGTCGCGCATGCGCGTCAACTGCCGCTCGAGCAGTGCCGGATAAGGATCGAGCAGGCGCTCCACGCAGCTGGCCCCTTCCGGGCTGGCAATCGGGCGGATGCGGGCGCGCTGGCGGGCCAGGGCATCCTGCGCGACGCGTTGCTCGACCAGCAGCAGGTTGCGGCTGTGTTGCGACAAGGCCAGGGCGTCCAGGGCGCTGTCGCTGAGCAGCAGGTCGGCCTGGCCCAGTTCTTCCAGATCACGGCCCAAGGTCAGCCCCAACTGCAGTTGCAGGGTGATGCCGCTGTCGGCGACCTCGACCTGCAGGGCATGGCCCAGGGCGCGCATCAGCTCGCCACAGCAGATCGCGTGGGTCAGGTAGTCTTCGCCGCATTCGCGCTCATGGAACAGCATCAGGCTGCTGCCGTCCTTGAGGGTATGCAGTTGCCCCTGGTAGAGCGCGGCAGCTTGTTCCAGGCAACCCCGATAGCGATCCAGCAGGTCCAGTAGTCGCGTGCGTGGTAGGCGACGAAGCTGCTCCTGAGCACCGAGTTGAATGGCCAGCACGGCGCTGGCTTGCGAGGGGCGCGGAGCCTTGGCGACCGGCGCAGGCGCTTCGGAGTCGTCACGCAGGTCGGCAAAGGGATCATCCGGCTCTATGGCGTCGGGCCAGGGCTTGAGCTGCTCGTCATCGCCATCCTCAGCGCTGATGTGCGTTTCATCGAACGCATGCTCGGCCTCGATCGCCTCCTGCTCGTCGAAGCGCTCGTCGTCTTCTTCTGGCAGATAGTCCTCGCTGTCATCGAGCAGCTGTTCGTCATCCAGCTCCTGTTCGGGCTCCGGTTTTTCCGGTACCAGGCGCGCCTGCAGTTGACGCGCCAGATCACCGATCTCGTCGTTGCGCCCCGCCCCCGGTGCAGGGTCGTCCGGGTCACGCAGCCACAGGCGCATTTGCAGCAAGGGCGTGGAAATGTAACGGCCCAGGCGCATGCTCAGCGACAGGGTCAGTGCCAGCAGGATCAGGCTGAGAATGCCCATGCTCTGCAGGCTGATGGTCATCGGCTGCTGGAACTGGCTCATATCGAGGCTGATGCGCAACTGTCCGGCCATCACCTCCTGGAACGTGATGGGGGTGGTGTACAGACCCTCGGTTTCGCCCAGAACGCTGCGCGTCGGGCGCGAGCCAGCTTCGGCGAGGATGCGGTTATCCACGCTGTAGATGGCCGCATGGGCAACCAGCGGGTTCTTCGCCAGGTTGTTCAATAGCACGTTGAGACTGAGGATGTCGTTGGACACCAGCAGCTCGGTGGACGACGCCGCCGTCTGGGTGATCAGCGCCTGACCCAGTGCATCGGCCTGCTGCTGCATGGCCTGCTTGAACTGCATGCCCATGACCCAGGCATAGATGACCATTGCCAGGGCTACCAGCAGCACGCTGTGGCTGGCAATACGCAGCACCAGAGGCACCCGCCGCTGACGCAGCGCGTGGAAGATCAGGATGAAGAAGTTATCGGGTTTGACGGGCGCAGGCCGGTTCACAGAGCACGGCTCTTGTCGACTGAAGTTGCCGCGCAGTATAGCGAGCGGTCTGGGGCGGGCAAAGCGCATGGCTGCCCGGATCGACGGGAAACTGGGTAGAATGTGCGCCTTTTAGTCGGTCGGTGGCCAATTCGCCGCTTGCCTGCCTCAATCGTTTGCCTTGGAGGGTGCGTCTTGCGCGAAATCGTCCTGATCAATATCACTGGCGAAGATCGCCCCGGACTCACCGCTGCCATCACCGGGGTGCTGGCTCAAGGCGGGGTGAATATCCTCGATATCGGTCAGGCGGTGATCCACGACACCCTGTCGTTCGGCATCCTTATCGAAATTCCTGACAACGGCCGCTCCCAGTCAGTGCTCAAGGACTTGCTGTTCACTGCCTACGAGCTCGACCAACAGGTGCGTTTCACTCCGGTTTCCGAAGACGACTACCGTCAGTGGGTTGGTGGCCAGGGCAAGGCGCGCCATATCGTGACTCTGCTGACGCGCAAGGTCAGCGCCGAGCAGTTGCAGCGCGTCAGTGCGATCACCGCCAAGTACGGCCTGAACATCGATCATATCGACCGTCTTTCCGGGCGTATGCCGCTGGACATGCCGGCCGAGCAGGGCAAGGGCTGCATCGAGTTTTCCGTGCGTGGCGAGCCGGCCGATCCAGTTGCCCTGCGCGCTGAGTTCCTCAGCGTGGCGCAGGAACTCAACGTCGACATCGCCTTCCAGCGCGACTCGGTGTTCCGTCGCAATCGTCGCCTCGCCGTGTTCGACATGGACTCGACGCTGATTGAGGCCGAGGTCATCGACGAGTTGGCCAAGGCTGCCGGCGTGGGTGAGCAGGTGGCCGAAATCACCGAGCGCGCCATGCGCGGCGAGCTGGATTTCCGCGCCAGCTTCAAGGAGCGCCTGGGCTTGCTGCAGGGGCTGTCGGAGGACGTGCTGGAGGAGATCGGCGCGTCCCTGCGCCTGACCGAGGGTGCCGAGGTGTTGTTCGCCGAACTCAAACGCCTGGGCTACAAGACTGCGATTCTCTCCGGCGGCTTCACTTACTTCGCCAAGCAACTGCAGGCCAAGCTGGGCATCGACTACGTGTTCGCCAACGAACTGCAGATCGAGAACGGCAAGGTCACCGGCGTGGCTGTCGAGCCCATCGTCGATGCGCAGCGCAAGGCCGATCTGCTGCGTGAGTTGGCGCATAAGGAAGGTTTGCAGCTGGAGCAGACCATCGCTGTCGGCGATGGCGCCAATGACCTGCCGATGCTCGGTCTGGCCGGTCTCGGCGTGGCTTTCCGCGCCAAGCCGTTGGTCAAACAATCGGCCAAGCAGGCGATCTCCACCCTTGGGCTGGACGGCATTCTTTATCTGCTGGGCTTCCGTGATCGTGAGGGGCAGGAATAAGCCCCAGTGTTGCGTCGGATATGAAAAAGCCGCCTGAGCCAGAGCGTGTGAAAACGCACTGACGCCAGAAAAATCCAACGCCCCGACTGGTTCGGGGCGTTGGTGTTTTTGATGCTTGGAAATGGAAGGCGGGATTTACCCCAACAGCTCGATCAGCCGACGGGCACCCATCACATTGATGGCACGCTTCAGGTTGTAGGCGTTGACCGCCAGGGCCATTTCCGTCCGAGCGCCCTGCAGTTGTCGGAGCAGGAAGCGACCATTACCCAAAATCCATTGCTTCAGGTTGCCGAAGGGATGTTCGACGATGGATCGGCGCCTGACCATCATCTCTGGATGCGCCTGCATCCGCTGATGCATGCGCTCGAATGCGGCCTCATGGACATGCCGAGTCACGTGTCGACGTTTAGCCTTGGTGCAGCGTGATTTCAATGGACAAGCCGTGCAGTCGCCGCGTAGAGCATAAATGCGCTGTAGGCCGTTTACCTGCTTGAGCGGTAACCATTGGCCTGCAGGGCATTGGTACTGGTCGTTTTCTGCGTCGTAGCTGAAGGCGCTGCGATCGAATAGCGGCGTGTCGTCGCCCTTGTTATTTATGCCCCGATTCTCCGGCACATAGGCCGTAATCCCAGCATCATCACACGCTTGAAACTGCTCACCA
The genomic region above belongs to Pseudomonas sediminis and contains:
- a CDS encoding LysR family transcriptional regulator, whose protein sequence is MNWNLDQLQLFVLTAESRSFSAAARHTGRAQSAVSTAIALLESDLGVTLFERSSGRQPRLTEAGVALLEQARSVLQQCERLDGRALGLARGEEARLRLAQDEAMPYQPVLASLEALADAFPLLEVQLSSGAQGDVARKLLQRQADLGLLFHHEQMPRELESQRLGTIEMVTVCSPNHPLAALDSVERRDLAEHRQLLMTPQDSHYPGGEQISPLVWRADSFYVMAELVIRGVGWAWLPRHVAQYPTYQGHLQELCSDWAPLPLVVELVTRRDGALGPAANWLADCLARELLRPQA
- a CDS encoding aldo/keto reductase, coding for MSTLHDLHRPLGSTGLRVSPLGLGTVKLGRDQGVKYPNGFTIPDDMQALALLRQARELGINLIDTAPAYGVSEQRLGPLLRGQRDEWVIVSKTGEEFEQGQSHFDFSAAHTRLSVERSLKRLETDRIDLLLVHSDGNDLAVLRETGVYETLAALKREGKILGYGISGKTVEGGLLALEQGDCAMVTYNLSEQGEKPVLDYAASHAKGILIKKALASGHACLAEGVDPVRASFELIFAHPGVSSAIVGTITPAHLAANVETVAAVLQGIR
- a CDS encoding metal ABC transporter ATPase; this translates as MPRTLIRKDPSNFKTLPLLVEASPDGLRYQSLGQPLNFQQMLERRRPVEVADSSRFSIELANLGVSVRMTLRLHGRDYWLLVRQRRPDRGDTVLKLISGYVPAHELNLPLLTAVQEVAEECLLESADGWLGGRFADTWLPTPYQGALRYRESSHFRLSPLSGAALPVQCGNLTLLERPRAYVHLPTASLQLVYDMSLELPRDARQLSLFHVDECLEEGRLVARLERRRPDLYLLALQRGAPSGELFTLSKGELRPAGTRGLWLSESFAEQDGWLVRDERIRWKDWLQRYGVKPPQRRALASA
- a CDS encoding DMT family transporter, producing MPGYLYLAIAIAAEVIATTSMKAIDGFNKPLPLLLVIGGYAIAFWMLILVVRTISVGIAYAIWAGLGIVLVSIAAMFIYQQKLDLPAVLGMGLIVSGVVVIQLFSQSTGH
- the serB gene encoding phosphoserine phosphatase SerB; this translates as MREIVLINITGEDRPGLTAAITGVLAQGGVNILDIGQAVIHDTLSFGILIEIPDNGRSQSVLKDLLFTAYELDQQVRFTPVSEDDYRQWVGGQGKARHIVTLLTRKVSAEQLQRVSAITAKYGLNIDHIDRLSGRMPLDMPAEQGKGCIEFSVRGEPADPVALRAEFLSVAQELNVDIAFQRDSVFRRNRRLAVFDMDSTLIEAEVIDELAKAAGVGEQVAEITERAMRGELDFRASFKERLGLLQGLSEDVLEEIGASLRLTEGAEVLFAELKRLGYKTAILSGGFTYFAKQLQAKLGIDYVFANELQIENGKVTGVAVEPIVDAQRKADLLRELAHKEGLQLEQTIAVGDGANDLPMLGLAGLGVAFRAKPLVKQSAKQAISTLGLDGILYLLGFRDREGQE
- a CDS encoding NAD(P)/FAD-dependent oxidoreductase → MSQSLSTDVLIVGGGIAGLWLNARLRQHGFATVLVERGSLGGGQSLKSQGIIHGGAKYALHGALTGASEAIADMPRRWREALAGSGELDLSGVRILSDAHYLWSPGTLAGNLTSFFASKAVRGRVDQVKGEQLPPALQHPKFKGKVYRLAELVLDVPSLIARLAELAGDGLLAAERIEPLQENGELCGLIVDGREIRAQRVVLSAGAGNAELLAALGIEQPAQQLRPLHMVLAKGPALKPLYAHCLGGGPKPRVTVTTHPAADGQWVWYLGGDLAEADGVARDEGAQIQAAQKEVASLLPWVDQSQTRWATLRVDRAEPAQSGLVRPDNAFLAEQQRLLVGWPTKLALAPDFADRVLAALQRDKVQPAGHAPLPELPRPALGQPVWEALLP
- a CDS encoding AhpA/YtjB family protein; translated protein: MNRPAPVKPDNFFILIFHALRQRRVPLVLRIASHSVLLVALAMVIYAWVMGMQFKQAMQQQADALGQALITQTAASSTELLVSNDILSLNVLLNNLAKNPLVAHAAIYSVDNRILAEAGSRPTRSVLGETEGLYTTPITFQEVMAGQLRISLDMSQFQQPMTISLQSMGILSLILLALTLSLSMRLGRYISTPLLQMRLWLRDPDDPAPGAGRNDEIGDLARQLQARLVPEKPEPEQELDDEQLLDDSEDYLPEEDDERFDEQEAIEAEHAFDETHISAEDGDDEQLKPWPDAIEPDDPFADLRDDSEAPAPVAKAPRPSQASAVLAIQLGAQEQLRRLPRTRLLDLLDRYRGCLEQAAALYQGQLHTLKDGSSLMLFHERECGEDYLTHAICCGELMRALGHALQVEVADSGITLQLQLGLTLGRDLEELGQADLLLSDSALDALALSQHSRNLLLVEQRVAQDALARQRARIRPIASPEGASCVERLLDPYPALLERQLTRMRDSRV